In Vigna unguiculata cultivar IT97K-499-35 chromosome 3, ASM411807v1, whole genome shotgun sequence, a single genomic region encodes these proteins:
- the LOC114179078 gene encoding kinesin-like protein KIN-4A isoform X3 translates to MHKLHSVSTTNDSSDEDMGEEYLSAKLHLVDLAGSERAKRTGSDGLRLKEGIHINKGLLALGNVISALGDEKKRKEGVHVPYRDSKLTRLLQDSLGGNSKTVMIACISPADVNAEETLNTLKYANRARNIQNKPVVNRDLISNEMQQMRQQLKYLQAELCSRGAAPSDEVRVLKERIAWLEATNEYLYRELHEYRSRCAFVERCEIDEPADRNIYLMKADGLERRFQSLDSSDHPMVGSISGEDSRETDEEEKELEHVLLQNTMDKEMNELNKRLEQKESEMKLIGVDTEALKQHFGKKIVELEEEKRKVQEERDRLWHEVENLATNSDGLAHKTQDVRGQKLKALEAQILDLKKKQESQVQLLKQKEKSEEAAKRLQAEIQYIKAQKVQLQHKMKQEAEQFRQWKASREKELLQLKKEGRKNEYERHKLEALNHRQKMVLQRKTEEATMATKRLKELLEARKSSPRDNSVYSNGHLHPGLVNEKSLQKWLDQEVEVMVHVHEVRAEFDKQNQVQAALEEELALLKQDQFSDELSVPKGKSKYLRLLSMSPDAKVERIASLENMLCMSSVALKAMASQLTEAEERERTLNNRGRWNQLRSMGDAKNVLQYLFSATAEARCQLLAKNMELNDLKEQLNELVALLQQSEARRKELVKEEKIREQAVAITLNTPALENSRSLKHLADEMSDPLSPMSLPAPKQLKFTPGVVNWSVTESATFLNEARKMIPIGELSTKRLAAMGQAGKLWKWKRSHHQWLLQFKWKWQKPWKLSEWIKHSDETIMRSRPRAQALINVM, encoded by the exons ATGCACAAGCTCCATTCTGTTTCTACCACCAATGACTCTTCAGATGAGGATATGGGTGAAGAATACCTTTCAGCAAAGCTCCATTTGGTAGATCTAGCTGGATCTGAACGAGCTAAAAGAACAGGTTCTGATGGCCTTCGTTTGAAAGAAG GAATACACATCAACAAAGGTCTTCTTGCTCTTGGTAATGTCATAAGTGCACTAGGTGATGAGAAAAAGCGAAAGGAAGGTGTGCATGTTCCTTATCGTGATAGCAAACTCACTCGACTCTTACAG GATTCACTTGGTGGAAACAGCAAAACTGTCATGATAG CTTGCATAAGTCCTGCTGATGTCAATGCCGAGGAAACTCTTAACACTCTCAAATATGCAAACCGTGCACGCAATATTCAAAATAAGCCTGTT GTTAATCGAGATTTAATATCCAATGAGATGCAGCAAATGCGCCAACAGTTGAAGTACTTGCAGGCTGAACTCTGTTCTCGGGGAGCAGCTCCCTCTGATGAAGTGCGG GTTCTTAAGGAAAGGATTGCTTGGCTTGAGGCTACTAATGAATATCTTTACAGAGAACTTCATGAATATCGCAGTAGATGTGCTTTTGTAGAGAGATGTGAAATCGATGAACCAGCA gATAGAAACATTTATCTCATGAAAGCTGATGGGCTTGAGAGGCGCTTTCAGAGCTTAGATTCATCTGACCATCCCATGGTTGGAAGTATATCTG GTGAAGATTCAAGGGAAACTgacgaagaagaaaaagagttGGAACATGTGCTATTACAAAATACCATGGATAAAGAGATGAATGAGTTGAATAAGCGGTTGGAGCAGAAAGAg TCTGAGATGAAGCTCATTGGAGTTGATACTGAGGCACTCAAACAACATTTCGGGAAGAAAATTGTGGAACTTGAGgaggagaaaagaaaagtacAG GAAGAGAGGGACAGATTATGGCATGAGGTAGAGAATCTTGCTACTAATTCAGATGGGCTAGCACACAAAACCCAAGATGTTCGTGGCCAAAAGTTGAAAGCATTGGAAGCACAG attttagacctcaagaagaAACAAGAAAGCCAGGTGCAACTCTTAAAGCAAAAAGAGAAGAGTGAAGAAGCTGCAAAAAGACTGCAGGCTGAGATACAGTATATCAAGGCTCAGAAG GTTCAGTTGCAGCATAAAATGAAACAAGAGGCTGAACAATTTCGACAATGGAAGGCCTCTCGTGAGAAGGAGCTGCTCCAG TTGAAAAAGGAGGGAAGAAAGAATGAATACGAAAGACATAAACTTGAGGCTCTAAACCATCGCCAAAAAATG GTTCTTCAAAGGAAGACAGAGGAAGCAACAATGGCTACAAAAAGGCTAAAAGAACTGTTGGAAGCCCGTAAATCGTCTCCTCGTGACAACTCTG TTTATTCAAATGGACATCTACATCCCGGGCTG GTCAATGAAAAATCCCTCCAGAAGTGGCTTGATCAGGAGGTAGAGGTCATGGTTCACGTGCATGAAGTTCGTGCTGAATTTGACAAACAAAATCAAGT CCAAGCTGCACTGGAAGAAGAGTTGGCTTTACTAAAGCAGGATCAGTTTTCAGATGAGCTGAGTGTTCCGAAAGGAAAGAGCAAATATTTGAG GTTGTTATCCATGTCGCCAGATGCAAAAGTTGAGAGAATAGCTTCTCTTGAGAACATGCTGTGCATGTCTTCAGTTGCTTTGAAAGCCATGGCTTCACAACTTACTGAAGCAGAAGAAAGGGAACGCACGCTAAACAACCGTGGTCGTTGGAATCAGCTACGCTCAATGGGAGATGCAAAGAATGTGCTTCAGTATTTGTTCAGTGCTACTGCTGAAGCAAG GTGCCAACTGTTGGCAAAGAATATGGAACTTAATGATTTGAAAGAGCAACTAAATGAGCTTGTAGCACTATTACAACAAAGTGAAGCACGAAGAAAAGAACTTGTAAAGGAGGAAAAAATAAGGGAACAAGCTGTTGCCATCACATTGAATACACCAGCATTG GAAAATTCACGGTCGTTGAAACACCTTGCTGATGAAATGAGTGATCCGTTGTCTCCAATGTCACTTCCTGCACCAAAGCAACTCAAATTCACACCTGGAGTTGTTAATTGGTCTGTCACGGAGTCGGCTACATTTTTAAACGAAGCACGAAAG ATGATACCCATTGGGGAGCTGTCAACTAAGAGGCTAGCTGCTATGGGACAAGCCGGAAAACTTTGGAAGTGGAAGAGAAGTCATCATCAATGGCTGCTACAGTTTAAATGGAAGTGGCAGAAGCCCTGGAAACTCTCAGAATGGATCAAACACAGTGACGAGACCATTATGAGGTCAAGGCCTCGAGCACAAGCTTTAATTAACGTGATGTGA
- the LOC114179078 gene encoding kinesin-like protein KIN-4A isoform X1, with protein sequence MEASENCSVKVALHIRPLIADERQQGCIECVSVTPGKPQIQIGSHSFTFDNVYGNGGSPSVDMFEECVAPLVDGLFQGYNATVLAYGQTGSGKTYTMGTGYNDNCRIGLIPQVMNALFNKVETLKHQTEFQLRVSFIEILKEEVRDLLDTVSLGKSDTSNSNGHSGKITVPGKSPIQIRETANGIITLAGITEISVSTLHEMSAYLEQGSLSRATGSTNMNNQSSRSHAIFTITLEQMHKLHSVSTTNDSSDEDMGEEYLSAKLHLVDLAGSERAKRTGSDGLRLKEGIHINKGLLALGNVISALGDEKKRKEGVHVPYRDSKLTRLLQDSLGGNSKTVMIACISPADVNAEETLNTLKYANRARNIQNKPVVNRDLISNEMQQMRQQLKYLQAELCSRGAAPSDEVRVLKERIAWLEATNEYLYRELHEYRSRCAFVERCEIDEPADRNIYLMKADGLERRFQSLDSSDHPMVGSISGEDSRETDEEEKELEHVLLQNTMDKEMNELNKRLEQKESEMKLIGVDTEALKQHFGKKIVELEEEKRKVQEERDRLWHEVENLATNSDGLAHKTQDVRGQKLKALEAQILDLKKKQESQVQLLKQKEKSEEAAKRLQAEIQYIKAQKVQLQHKMKQEAEQFRQWKASREKELLQLKKEGRKNEYERHKLEALNHRQKMVLQRKTEEATMATKRLKELLEARKSSPRDNSVYSNGHLHPGLVNEKSLQKWLDQEVEVMVHVHEVRAEFDKQNQVQAALEEELALLKQDQFSDELSVPKGKSKYLRLLSMSPDAKVERIASLENMLCMSSVALKAMASQLTEAEERERTLNNRGRWNQLRSMGDAKNVLQYLFSATAEARCQLLAKNMELNDLKEQLNELVALLQQSEARRKELVKEEKIREQAVAITLNTPALENSRSLKHLADEMSDPLSPMSLPAPKQLKFTPGVVNWSVTESATFLNEARKMIPIGELSTKRLAAMGQAGKLWKWKRSHHQWLLQFKWKWQKPWKLSEWIKHSDETIMRSRPRAQALINVM encoded by the exons ATTCAGATTGGATCGCATTCCTTTACATTTGATAATGTTTATGGAAATGGTGGATCTCCTTCGGTTGACATGTTTGAGGAATGCGTTGCTCCATTGGTTGATGGCTTATTCCAAGGATACAATGCTACAGTACTTGCCTATGGTCAG ACAGGATCTGGGAAAACGTATACCATGGGAACTGGCTATAATGACAATTGTCGGATCGGATTAATTCCTCAGGTTATGAATGCCTTATTCAACAAAGTTGAAACACTAAAGCATCAAACAGAATTTCAGTTGCGAGTCTCCTTCATTGAG ATTTTAAAGGAAGAGGTCAGGGACCTGTTGGATACGGTATCTTTGGGCAAATCAGACACCTCCAACTCTAATGGCCATTCTGGAAAAATAACTGTTCCTGGGAAGTCACCAATACAAATTCGTGAAACAGCAAATGGAATAATAACACTGGCAGGAATAACTGAAATTTCTGTAAGTACATTACATGAGATGTCTGCATACTTGGAACAGGGTTCTTTAAGTAGGGCAACGGGAAGTACAAATATGAACAACCAGTCCAG TCGGTCACATGCCATTTTCACAATTACATTAGAACAAATGCACAAGCTCCATTCTGTTTCTACCACCAATGACTCTTCAGATGAGGATATGGGTGAAGAATACCTTTCAGCAAAGCTCCATTTGGTAGATCTAGCTGGATCTGAACGAGCTAAAAGAACAGGTTCTGATGGCCTTCGTTTGAAAGAAG GAATACACATCAACAAAGGTCTTCTTGCTCTTGGTAATGTCATAAGTGCACTAGGTGATGAGAAAAAGCGAAAGGAAGGTGTGCATGTTCCTTATCGTGATAGCAAACTCACTCGACTCTTACAG GATTCACTTGGTGGAAACAGCAAAACTGTCATGATAG CTTGCATAAGTCCTGCTGATGTCAATGCCGAGGAAACTCTTAACACTCTCAAATATGCAAACCGTGCACGCAATATTCAAAATAAGCCTGTT GTTAATCGAGATTTAATATCCAATGAGATGCAGCAAATGCGCCAACAGTTGAAGTACTTGCAGGCTGAACTCTGTTCTCGGGGAGCAGCTCCCTCTGATGAAGTGCGG GTTCTTAAGGAAAGGATTGCTTGGCTTGAGGCTACTAATGAATATCTTTACAGAGAACTTCATGAATATCGCAGTAGATGTGCTTTTGTAGAGAGATGTGAAATCGATGAACCAGCA gATAGAAACATTTATCTCATGAAAGCTGATGGGCTTGAGAGGCGCTTTCAGAGCTTAGATTCATCTGACCATCCCATGGTTGGAAGTATATCTG GTGAAGATTCAAGGGAAACTgacgaagaagaaaaagagttGGAACATGTGCTATTACAAAATACCATGGATAAAGAGATGAATGAGTTGAATAAGCGGTTGGAGCAGAAAGAg TCTGAGATGAAGCTCATTGGAGTTGATACTGAGGCACTCAAACAACATTTCGGGAAGAAAATTGTGGAACTTGAGgaggagaaaagaaaagtacAG GAAGAGAGGGACAGATTATGGCATGAGGTAGAGAATCTTGCTACTAATTCAGATGGGCTAGCACACAAAACCCAAGATGTTCGTGGCCAAAAGTTGAAAGCATTGGAAGCACAG attttagacctcaagaagaAACAAGAAAGCCAGGTGCAACTCTTAAAGCAAAAAGAGAAGAGTGAAGAAGCTGCAAAAAGACTGCAGGCTGAGATACAGTATATCAAGGCTCAGAAG GTTCAGTTGCAGCATAAAATGAAACAAGAGGCTGAACAATTTCGACAATGGAAGGCCTCTCGTGAGAAGGAGCTGCTCCAG TTGAAAAAGGAGGGAAGAAAGAATGAATACGAAAGACATAAACTTGAGGCTCTAAACCATCGCCAAAAAATG GTTCTTCAAAGGAAGACAGAGGAAGCAACAATGGCTACAAAAAGGCTAAAAGAACTGTTGGAAGCCCGTAAATCGTCTCCTCGTGACAACTCTG TTTATTCAAATGGACATCTACATCCCGGGCTG GTCAATGAAAAATCCCTCCAGAAGTGGCTTGATCAGGAGGTAGAGGTCATGGTTCACGTGCATGAAGTTCGTGCTGAATTTGACAAACAAAATCAAGT CCAAGCTGCACTGGAAGAAGAGTTGGCTTTACTAAAGCAGGATCAGTTTTCAGATGAGCTGAGTGTTCCGAAAGGAAAGAGCAAATATTTGAG GTTGTTATCCATGTCGCCAGATGCAAAAGTTGAGAGAATAGCTTCTCTTGAGAACATGCTGTGCATGTCTTCAGTTGCTTTGAAAGCCATGGCTTCACAACTTACTGAAGCAGAAGAAAGGGAACGCACGCTAAACAACCGTGGTCGTTGGAATCAGCTACGCTCAATGGGAGATGCAAAGAATGTGCTTCAGTATTTGTTCAGTGCTACTGCTGAAGCAAG GTGCCAACTGTTGGCAAAGAATATGGAACTTAATGATTTGAAAGAGCAACTAAATGAGCTTGTAGCACTATTACAACAAAGTGAAGCACGAAGAAAAGAACTTGTAAAGGAGGAAAAAATAAGGGAACAAGCTGTTGCCATCACATTGAATACACCAGCATTG GAAAATTCACGGTCGTTGAAACACCTTGCTGATGAAATGAGTGATCCGTTGTCTCCAATGTCACTTCCTGCACCAAAGCAACTCAAATTCACACCTGGAGTTGTTAATTGGTCTGTCACGGAGTCGGCTACATTTTTAAACGAAGCACGAAAG ATGATACCCATTGGGGAGCTGTCAACTAAGAGGCTAGCTGCTATGGGACAAGCCGGAAAACTTTGGAAGTGGAAGAGAAGTCATCATCAATGGCTGCTACAGTTTAAATGGAAGTGGCAGAAGCCCTGGAAACTCTCAGAATGGATCAAACACAGTGACGAGACCATTATGAGGTCAAGGCCTCGAGCACAAGCTTTAATTAACGTGATGTGA
- the LOC114178257 gene encoding probable inactive receptor kinase At5g67200 translates to MHGGSRRATAALLLLLLQIISLADCGGSTVSSDAVWLLSFKREADQDNRLLYTLNEPYDYCEWEGVKCAQGRVVRFVVQSMGLRGPFPPDTLTKLDQLRVMSLRNNSLYGPIPDLSPLTNLKSLFLDHNNFSGSFPPSLLLLHRLLTLSLSHNNLSGSIPVRLTLLDRLIALRLDSNNFSGTLPPLNQTALKLLNVSNNNLTGPVPVTPTLSKLNAASFSGNPGLCGEIVHRECGSRSRFFGPATSTSTAPLSQSEQSQGILVVPASAQTKRHQKTGLVVVGFVVAVVVVSGFVLSVGSVVRRRQAAAGKAVVAEGDEVEGVVEVEEREVKVRRMEEAHRSGKLVFCCGEVQQYTLEMLMRASAELLGRGSVGTTYKAVLDSRLIVTVKRLDGGKSGGSDGMVFERHMEAVGRLRHPNLVPLRAYFQAKGERLVIYDYQPNGSLFNLVHGSRSARAKPLHWTSCLKIAEDVAHGLAYIHQVSTLIHGNLKSSNVLLGTDFEACITDYCLSFFADPSFTEDSDSAAYKAPEARNSSRRATSKSDVYAFGVLLLELLTGKHPSQHPFLAPADLQDWVRTMRDDDGSEDNRLEMLTEVASICSATSPEQRPAMWQVLKMIQGIKDSVSMEDNSFTGIS, encoded by the exons ATGCATGGTGGTAGCAGAAGGGCAACGGCAGCACTGCTCCTTCTGTTGCTACAGATAATCAGCCTCGCCGATTGCGGTGGCTCCACGGTGTCCTCCGACGCGGTGTGGTTGCTGTCGTTTAAACGGGAAGCGGACCAAGACAACAGGCTCCTCTACACTCTCAACGAGCCGTACGACTACTGCGAGTGGGAGGGCGTGAAGTGCGCACAAGGGAGAGTGGTCCGCTTCGTCGTCCAATCCATGGGCCTGCGCGGCCCATTCCCTCCGGACACCCTCACGAAACTGGACCAGCTCCGCGTCATGAGCCTCCGCAACAACTCCCTCTACGGGCCCATCCCCGATCTCTCCCCTCTCACCAACCTCAAGTCCCTCTTCCTCGACCACAACAACTTCTCCGGTTCCTTCCCCCCCTCTCTTCTTCTCCTCCACCGCCTCCTCACTCTCTCCCTCTCCCACAACAATCTCTCCGGTTCGATCCCGGTTCGGCTCACTCTCCTCGACCGTCTCATCGCCCTCCGCCTCGACTCCAACAACTTCTCCGGCACGCTCCCTCCGCTCAACCAAACCGCGCTCAAACTGCTCAACGTCTCCAACAACAACCTCACCGGTCCTGTTCCCGTTACCCCGACCCTCTCTAAACTCAACGCTGCCTCCTTTTCGGGAAACCCTGGCCTCTGCGGGGAGATTGTTCACCGAGAGTGTGGCTCGCGCTCCCGCTTCTTCGGCCCCGCCACGTCCACCTCCACGGCGCCGTTGAGTCAGAGCGAACAGTCTCAGGGTATTTTGGTTGTGCCTGCTTCTGCACAAACAAAGCGTCATCAGAAGACTGGGCTAGTGGTTGTCGGCTTTGTTGTGGCGGTTGTTGTTGTGAGTGGTTTTGTGTTGTCTGTGGGTTCGGTGGTGAGAAGGAGGCAGGCGGCGGCGGGGAAAGCGGTGGTTGCGGAGGGGGATGAGGTGGAGGGGGTTGTGGAGGTGGAGGAGAGGGAGGTGAAGGTGAGGAGGATGGAGGAGGCGCACAGGAGTGGGAAGCTGGTGTTCTGCTGCGGGGAGGTGCAGCAGTATACGCTGGAGATGCTGATGCGGGCTTCGGCGGAGTTGCTGGGGAGGGGGAGCGTGGGGACGACGTACAAGGCGGTGCTGGATTCGCGGTTGATTGTGACGGTGAAGAGGTTGGATGGGGGGAAGAGTGGGGGGAGTGATGGGATGGTGTTTGAGCGCCACATGGAGGCTGTGGGGAGGCTTCGCCACCCCAATTTGGTGCCTTTGAGGGCTTATTTTCAGGCCAAGGGAGAGAGGCTTGTCATATACGATTATCAGCCCAATGGCAGCCTCTTCAACCTCGTTCACG GTTCAAGATCGGCGAGGGCGAAGCCTTTGCATTGGACATCATGCCTGAAAATTGCCGAAGATGTGGCACATGGACTTGCTTATATACATCAAGTTTCAACTCTAATTCATGGCAACCTGAAATCTTCTAACGTTCTTCTAGGGACGGACTTTGAAGCCTGTATTACGGACTATTGTTTGTCCTTCTTTGCAGATCCTTCGTTCACTGAAGATTCCGATTCTGCGGCTTATAAAGCACCCGAGGCTCGCAACTCTAGCCGCAGAGCCACATCCAAGTCTGATGTTTATGCTTTTGGAGTGCTTCTATTAGAGCTTTTGACGGGTAAACACCCTTCCCAACATCCTTTTCTTGCACCAGCGGATTTGCAAGATTGGGTGAGAACAATGAGGGATGATGATGGCAGTGAAGACAACCGGCTAGAGATGCTCACGGAGGTTGCCAGTATTTGCAGTGCAACCTCGCCGGAGCAGAGGCCAGCAATGTGGCAAGTCCTTAAGATGATACAGGGAATAAAGGACAGCGTTTCGATggaggataattcatttactgGCATCTCTTAG
- the LOC114179078 gene encoding kinesin-like protein KIN-4A isoform X2, with product MGTGYNDNCRIGLIPQVMNALFNKVETLKHQTEFQLRVSFIEILKEEVRDLLDTVSLGKSDTSNSNGHSGKITVPGKSPIQIRETANGIITLAGITEISVSTLHEMSAYLEQGSLSRATGSTNMNNQSSRSHAIFTITLEQMHKLHSVSTTNDSSDEDMGEEYLSAKLHLVDLAGSERAKRTGSDGLRLKEGIHINKGLLALGNVISALGDEKKRKEGVHVPYRDSKLTRLLQDSLGGNSKTVMIACISPADVNAEETLNTLKYANRARNIQNKPVVNRDLISNEMQQMRQQLKYLQAELCSRGAAPSDEVRVLKERIAWLEATNEYLYRELHEYRSRCAFVERCEIDEPADRNIYLMKADGLERRFQSLDSSDHPMVGSISGEDSRETDEEEKELEHVLLQNTMDKEMNELNKRLEQKESEMKLIGVDTEALKQHFGKKIVELEEEKRKVQEERDRLWHEVENLATNSDGLAHKTQDVRGQKLKALEAQILDLKKKQESQVQLLKQKEKSEEAAKRLQAEIQYIKAQKVQLQHKMKQEAEQFRQWKASREKELLQLKKEGRKNEYERHKLEALNHRQKMVLQRKTEEATMATKRLKELLEARKSSPRDNSVYSNGHLHPGLVNEKSLQKWLDQEVEVMVHVHEVRAEFDKQNQVQAALEEELALLKQDQFSDELSVPKGKSKYLRLLSMSPDAKVERIASLENMLCMSSVALKAMASQLTEAEERERTLNNRGRWNQLRSMGDAKNVLQYLFSATAEARCQLLAKNMELNDLKEQLNELVALLQQSEARRKELVKEEKIREQAVAITLNTPALENSRSLKHLADEMSDPLSPMSLPAPKQLKFTPGVVNWSVTESATFLNEARKMIPIGELSTKRLAAMGQAGKLWKWKRSHHQWLLQFKWKWQKPWKLSEWIKHSDETIMRSRPRAQALINVM from the exons ATGGGAACTGGCTATAATGACAATTGTCGGATCGGATTAATTCCTCAGGTTATGAATGCCTTATTCAACAAAGTTGAAACACTAAAGCATCAAACAGAATTTCAGTTGCGAGTCTCCTTCATTGAG ATTTTAAAGGAAGAGGTCAGGGACCTGTTGGATACGGTATCTTTGGGCAAATCAGACACCTCCAACTCTAATGGCCATTCTGGAAAAATAACTGTTCCTGGGAAGTCACCAATACAAATTCGTGAAACAGCAAATGGAATAATAACACTGGCAGGAATAACTGAAATTTCTGTAAGTACATTACATGAGATGTCTGCATACTTGGAACAGGGTTCTTTAAGTAGGGCAACGGGAAGTACAAATATGAACAACCAGTCCAG TCGGTCACATGCCATTTTCACAATTACATTAGAACAAATGCACAAGCTCCATTCTGTTTCTACCACCAATGACTCTTCAGATGAGGATATGGGTGAAGAATACCTTTCAGCAAAGCTCCATTTGGTAGATCTAGCTGGATCTGAACGAGCTAAAAGAACAGGTTCTGATGGCCTTCGTTTGAAAGAAG GAATACACATCAACAAAGGTCTTCTTGCTCTTGGTAATGTCATAAGTGCACTAGGTGATGAGAAAAAGCGAAAGGAAGGTGTGCATGTTCCTTATCGTGATAGCAAACTCACTCGACTCTTACAG GATTCACTTGGTGGAAACAGCAAAACTGTCATGATAG CTTGCATAAGTCCTGCTGATGTCAATGCCGAGGAAACTCTTAACACTCTCAAATATGCAAACCGTGCACGCAATATTCAAAATAAGCCTGTT GTTAATCGAGATTTAATATCCAATGAGATGCAGCAAATGCGCCAACAGTTGAAGTACTTGCAGGCTGAACTCTGTTCTCGGGGAGCAGCTCCCTCTGATGAAGTGCGG GTTCTTAAGGAAAGGATTGCTTGGCTTGAGGCTACTAATGAATATCTTTACAGAGAACTTCATGAATATCGCAGTAGATGTGCTTTTGTAGAGAGATGTGAAATCGATGAACCAGCA gATAGAAACATTTATCTCATGAAAGCTGATGGGCTTGAGAGGCGCTTTCAGAGCTTAGATTCATCTGACCATCCCATGGTTGGAAGTATATCTG GTGAAGATTCAAGGGAAACTgacgaagaagaaaaagagttGGAACATGTGCTATTACAAAATACCATGGATAAAGAGATGAATGAGTTGAATAAGCGGTTGGAGCAGAAAGAg TCTGAGATGAAGCTCATTGGAGTTGATACTGAGGCACTCAAACAACATTTCGGGAAGAAAATTGTGGAACTTGAGgaggagaaaagaaaagtacAG GAAGAGAGGGACAGATTATGGCATGAGGTAGAGAATCTTGCTACTAATTCAGATGGGCTAGCACACAAAACCCAAGATGTTCGTGGCCAAAAGTTGAAAGCATTGGAAGCACAG attttagacctcaagaagaAACAAGAAAGCCAGGTGCAACTCTTAAAGCAAAAAGAGAAGAGTGAAGAAGCTGCAAAAAGACTGCAGGCTGAGATACAGTATATCAAGGCTCAGAAG GTTCAGTTGCAGCATAAAATGAAACAAGAGGCTGAACAATTTCGACAATGGAAGGCCTCTCGTGAGAAGGAGCTGCTCCAG TTGAAAAAGGAGGGAAGAAAGAATGAATACGAAAGACATAAACTTGAGGCTCTAAACCATCGCCAAAAAATG GTTCTTCAAAGGAAGACAGAGGAAGCAACAATGGCTACAAAAAGGCTAAAAGAACTGTTGGAAGCCCGTAAATCGTCTCCTCGTGACAACTCTG TTTATTCAAATGGACATCTACATCCCGGGCTG GTCAATGAAAAATCCCTCCAGAAGTGGCTTGATCAGGAGGTAGAGGTCATGGTTCACGTGCATGAAGTTCGTGCTGAATTTGACAAACAAAATCAAGT CCAAGCTGCACTGGAAGAAGAGTTGGCTTTACTAAAGCAGGATCAGTTTTCAGATGAGCTGAGTGTTCCGAAAGGAAAGAGCAAATATTTGAG GTTGTTATCCATGTCGCCAGATGCAAAAGTTGAGAGAATAGCTTCTCTTGAGAACATGCTGTGCATGTCTTCAGTTGCTTTGAAAGCCATGGCTTCACAACTTACTGAAGCAGAAGAAAGGGAACGCACGCTAAACAACCGTGGTCGTTGGAATCAGCTACGCTCAATGGGAGATGCAAAGAATGTGCTTCAGTATTTGTTCAGTGCTACTGCTGAAGCAAG GTGCCAACTGTTGGCAAAGAATATGGAACTTAATGATTTGAAAGAGCAACTAAATGAGCTTGTAGCACTATTACAACAAAGTGAAGCACGAAGAAAAGAACTTGTAAAGGAGGAAAAAATAAGGGAACAAGCTGTTGCCATCACATTGAATACACCAGCATTG GAAAATTCACGGTCGTTGAAACACCTTGCTGATGAAATGAGTGATCCGTTGTCTCCAATGTCACTTCCTGCACCAAAGCAACTCAAATTCACACCTGGAGTTGTTAATTGGTCTGTCACGGAGTCGGCTACATTTTTAAACGAAGCACGAAAG ATGATACCCATTGGGGAGCTGTCAACTAAGAGGCTAGCTGCTATGGGACAAGCCGGAAAACTTTGGAAGTGGAAGAGAAGTCATCATCAATGGCTGCTACAGTTTAAATGGAAGTGGCAGAAGCCCTGGAAACTCTCAGAATGGATCAAACACAGTGACGAGACCATTATGAGGTCAAGGCCTCGAGCACAAGCTTTAATTAACGTGATGTGA